DNA from Geobacter sulfurreducens PCA:
CCCGCTTCAGTTCATTCACGCTCGAGCCGGTGGTGGCACGGGAGTAGTGGGGGTAGAGGGAAAGCGCAATCACCCGCGAAATCCCCTCCCTCCTGATGGCCGCCAGCGCCTCCATGGTTGAGGGTTTCCAGTAGCGCATGGCCACGAAGCAGCGATACCCGTCCCCCAGCACATCCTCCAGTGCCCGGGCCTGGCTCTCGGTCAGCTCGCGGATGGGTGATTTGCCGCCGATCTCCTCGTATTTGCGCTCCACCCCCGGCGAGCGGCGCTTGGCGATGAGCCGAGCGATGAACGGCTGGAGAAAGGCGGGACCGATCCGGATGATGTCCCGGTCGGAGAAAAGGTTCAGCAGGAACGGCTCCACGGCGTCGAGGGAATCGGGACCTCCCATCTGGAGGAGCAGGACAGCGGTTTTGTCGGACATGGTCACCTCCGGCATGGCAAACGGACAATTTCATGACACCCACATCTTCCTCCCTGATACCCTAATGAACGACTGCGGTCAAGGCGGAAACGGGGTGCCTACCCCTGTCACTTCCCCCGGATGACCTTCCACCCGCTGGATGCCAGGTCAACCAGGCCGTCCATGGTCCGCTGGTAGAACTTCCTGACCGGCATCCGGTTGACGAGGATATGCCCCTCGCTCCGCTCCAGCCTGACCCGATCCCCCGGCGTGAGGGCGATGAAGTTCTCGTGATTTTCGCCGCCAATGCCGAACAGAAAGCGATACTGGCGCCCATCGGCCGCCCGGCAGGCAACGATCAGGATGATCAGTTCGGGCTCACCCGTCTTGAAGTGGTAGCGCACGGTACCGCTGACAAAGGTTCCCTCGACCGACCCGGTGGCGGCCAGGAGGTTTTCGACCGTCACCTGCCGGGGCTTGAGGTGCCCCAAGGAGGGGAGCCCCCAGGGCTTGAACGGTTCGTGGGGCCGGTGCCTATAGTGGTTGCTCCGTTCCAGCAGAATGACGATGTTGTTGTTGATGGGGCCGCCGATGGAGTGGGAAAGACCGGCCGTGAAACGCCCCTCCCTGATCATGCGGTGATTCTCCACCACCTGGATCATGCCGGTGGCGCCAAGGGGGTGTCCCCTCCCCTTGAGCCCGCCGGTGAGGTTGGTGGGAAAGGGGCCGTTCTCGCCGGTATAGCCGTCATCCAACAGGGCATCCAGGAGGCGGCCACGGGGGACGAAGCCCAGGTCCACCAGATTGATGGGGCCGAAGCCGTTGAAGGGGTCATGCATGTTCACGTGGATCTTGCCGGCGAACTGCCGGATGTCCCTGATCCCGGCCATGCCGTACGCCTCCGCCGCGGCGGAAACGGTGGCGGGAAAGGAATGAAAGTAGTTGCGGTCGGCAATGGTGGGAATATCGGTGGCGCTTCCCACCCCGGACACCATCACATCCTGGGGATCGCTGGTGAGGACCACGGCGGCCACCCCGTCTGACATGGGGCAGAAGTCGTGGTAGCGCAGGGGCCACCAGTAGGGATAGTTCTTGCCGGTGACGATCTGGCGGTAGTACTCCTCCAAGGGGATCTCCGCGCTCAGGTGAGCGTCGGGATTCAGGGCCGCATAGCGGTGGGCCCGCTGGGTCAGCAGAGCCGAAAAGGCGGTCCACTCCTCAAACGAGAGCCCGTACCGCTCCATCAGGGCGCGGGCCACCAGAGCTCCGCAGGCCGGCATGGTCAGCCCGAACTCGGCTTCGTCCCGGTCGATGACTCCGGCCACGATGCGGGTTGCCTCGGCGGTGGGGGCATCGCTCATCTTCTGGATGCCGATGGCGAGCACATGGTCGCAGCGGCCCGAGGCGATCTGGAGGCAGGCGTTCTCAAAGGCCGAGGCTCCCGACGAGGATGCGGTGTCGATCAGCACCGATTTGGCGCCGGAAACGCCGACCACGCCTGCGATCTTGGCCGCGGTATTGTCGACCCCGGAAAAGGCGACCGGGCTCTGGGAGCCGACCACCACGGCCTCGATGTCGCGGGGTCGCACGGGGCATCCTTCGAAAACCGCCCCGGCCAGCTCTGCCATCTCCAGGAACGAAAGCCGGGCGCGGTGTCTGCCGTCGTAGCGCCCCACCGGCGCCATCCAGGATGCGGCCACGTAGACCGGCCGTGGACTGAAGGGAATATGTCGCATGGGAACTCCGTTTCTCCCGCCGGGAGATGGTGTGATCGTGCCCTTATTGTAAACCATGTTCCTGCCGGGGCAACTGAAATGCAAAAGGCCCGCGCCATTACTGGCGCGGGCCTTTTGCGGTGTATCCGGACGGAGCGCTAGCGCGCGCCGCTTCCATCCAGGGGCACTTCCCGGATCGGTGCGGGTTCCGGGACCGCCACCACCGGCTCCGGGTCCGATACGGGCTGAGGAGATGCCACCTGAGCCGGCGCAGCCGCAGGCTGCGATACGGGCCGCTCAACCGGCCGGACCGCCTGTACGGACGGCGGAGCAGCTGCCGCGGGCGAGGCATCCTTCTTGTCCTTCCTGTTGAACAGGTCCATGGGTGGCTTGAGCAGCCCCACCATGTCGTCAAAGAGGTGGTAGTAGGGAGCAGTGGCCTTGCGCTCACGGAAAAGGATATCCTTTTCCTTCTTCCCCAGATAGCGGGTAATTCCCGGAATGGTCTTGAACTTGACCTCGACCCGCTCATCCATGTTGGCCGCTGCCTGGTCGAAGTCGGGATATTGAAGTTCCGCCAGCACCGGCGTAGACGGGCTGCCGACCCGGAAATTGGGGTACTCCCAGAGGGCCGTGCCGTTGGCGTCCAGTACCTGGGCGGTCATGGTGAGAACGTTGTAATCGGTATCCAGATACTTCACCAGGTTGCTGGCAAAGGTGCGGTCTCGCATGGTGAGGCCGCTCACCACCACCAGAAGCACGGCATCGACACTGTTCTGGGTCACCAGGGTCCTGATTTCCTCGGGCTTATAGAAGTGTTTGTTATAGACCACCCCGGCATCGTCGCGGCGCTCGGACCGGAAGAGAAGCGTGCGGAACAGCTCGTCAGGAGCGGCGGCCTCGATGGGGCGCACCATGAAGTAGGCACCGGACTCCCGGAGCATGTTGACGAGTTCCTTCTCGTTGACCCGGTTGTATTCCCGCACCAACGTCACCAGCGTATCCCGCTCCGGATGACGGATATCCGAATCGGCGTCCATAAAGATGGGCGCCACGCCGAGAACTTTGACCCGCTGCTCGTAGTCCTCACGGGGAATATTGAAGGGGTTGTGGGCACACCCGGCAGCCACCAGTGCCACCAGCGCCACGAAAAACCACTGTCTGACCCGGCTCATCGATCTCCTCCCTGATGAATTCATGTCACGGTTCGGTCGGTATCGTCCGTTCGATTTATAGCAGATGCTCCCCGCTATGACCACCCCTTTCACCGGGGCGAGGTGTCGCGGGCGAAGAGGAACAGGGTTACGGCCACAGCCAGCCCCGTCACCGGTACCAGAAAGGCTGCGTGATAGGCCTCGGCCGGATAGCCCATCGGCCCGCGCGGGAAACGCCCGATGATGAACCCCATCACTTGCTGTACCACGGCCGCGCCGGTCAGGACGAAAAAATTGAGTGCAGTGGTAGCCGTTGCCGACAGAGTGCTGGGAAACATCTCCCGGATCATGGGATAGATGGCCACGCCCGATGAAACCGCCAGCCCCGCTGCGAAGAAGAAGGCGGCCAGAAGCCAGCGGGGCACCTGCTCCGCCGGGCCGAGGGTCAGAACCAGAAGCAGAAACAGCAGAAGGCTCTGCCCCGCCACAAGGGTCCATTTACGGGACTTGAGCAGCCGGTCGGTCACTTGGCCGATGAAGAGGCAGCCGGTCATGAACCCGACCGAGGTAAGCAAAAGCAGGTTACCGGCGCCCTGGCGCGAAAGGCCCATCACCTCCATGAGCCATGGCCCGCCCCAGAGGCCCTGGAGAGCCATGTAGCCGGCGTACCAGAAAAACGAAAGGAGGGCCAGGAGCCAGAAGGAGGGACGAGAGAAAACGAGACCCCACCCCGCCAGGGCTCCCACCGGCCGGTGGGTCGCGGCCAGGAGGGGCTCCTCCTCTGCTATCCCGTCGGCGATCGGCCGATCCCGCACGACCCGGAAGAGGAGCAGGGTAAGCCCCAGCTGGAGAGCGCCCACCACCAGGAAGGGAGAGCGCCACCCTCCAAGCGATACCGCCAGGGCCAGAGGGGCCGTGGCACAAAGATTTCCAACATTCCCCACGGCAATAATCAGGCCCGAGATGGTGGCATACTCCCGGGAGGTGAACCAGTTAGTGAACACCTTGAGCGCCCCCATCAGGACGCAGGCAGTGCCCATGCCGATGAGGATGCGCCCTGCGAGCAGGGCGCCGTAGCCCGGAGCCAGAGCAAAGGTGATGGAGCCCGCCACCGTAACGAGCCCGGCCAGGCTCACCACGATGCGGCCGCCGAAACGGTCCAGCAGCGGGCCGAGCGGTATCTGGGCCAGGGCGAAGGCGTAGAAGAGCGCCCCCGAGAGCATCCCGATCCGGGAGGCGTCCAAGACGAGATCGGCTGCCAGGTCACGGGCAATGACCGCCATGGATACCCGGTAGAAATAGGCGACCAGATACATAACCGCAAATACGGCAAATATCCGCCAACGTTTCGTCATGGCATGCGCATCCTGAAGAGCATCAGTGCGTTCCCTCCCGCGAGACTATCCCGGATGGAGCCGCGACACAAGCCCTTATCCACGGCGCCCCTTCCCTTCTCCCGAGGGATGTGCTATAGCCGTTGGCCATGAAATGGCTCCTTGTTGCCTCGGCGGCACTCTATCTCTTCGGTTCGTTCCGACGCCCCCTCTTTGCACTGGGTCTCGGCGCGGGGCTCGCCTATCTGGCCCTCCGCGGCATCTCCCTGGGCCGGTTGCCCCTGGTGGGCCCCCACGACACCATTGCCTTCTTTTCCGCCTCCATCGGGCTCATGACGCTGCCGTTCCTCTTTTCGCCCTCGCTGCGGAACTCTTCCGCCTTCCCTTGGGCAACGGGGGGAACCGCCGCGGTTTTCGCGCTGTTCTCCCTGGCATTTCCCGCCCTCGCCATGCCGCTGCCGCCGATACTCAACACCCTCTGGTTCGAGCTGCACGTGGCGCTTGCCTTCTTCGCCTATGCGCTCTTCACCATCGGGGCCATCATGGGCGTCCTCTTCCTGGCCGGCGGAGAGCGGCGGCTCCTGGATCTCCAGTACCGGGCGGCCCTCGTGGGATACACCTTTTTTTCCGGCTCCATGGTTGCCGGCGGCATCTGGGGATACTATGCCTGGGGGACCTACTGGCTCTGGACGCCCAAGGAGCTCTGGACCTCCATCCTCTGGATATTCTATACCTTCTGGCTCCATCTGCGCCTGAGAGGAGCCGGCGGAGACCGGCTCCTGGCCTGGACCGGCATCCTCGGCTTCGGGGTCATGCTCTTCACCTACCTGGGGGTGAGCATGCTCATGAAAAGTTCGCACAGCTTTTAAAGGGGACTGCACCACGCATGCTGACCAGAATCTATCAATCCCTTGCATCCCTCTGCCTGGGCCTCTGGCTCATGGGAGGAGTCATGGCGCTCCTGGCCGTCGGCTCCTTCGGCGGTGAAGAGGCAGCAGCCCTGAACGCAATGCCCCTCTACGTCTGGCTCACCCGTGCCCCCCTCGCCGCCTCCTGGTGGCTCTGGGGGACCCTGGCGCTCCTGACGCTTCTCACCATCAACACCATCCTCTGCAGCATAGAGGCAATCCGGCTGAGGTTCGGCAAAAGCACCCTGCCAGCGCTGGTGGCTCCGCAACTCATGCACCTGGGCTTCCTGCTCATCGTCCTGGCTCACCTGCTGAGCGCCACGGGGGGCGCCAAGGAGGCCATGCAGGTCTACCAGGGCTCCTCCATCGGGTTTCCGGACGGGAGCACCCTCCATGTGGGGCCCATTTCGGTTGCCACGGGTCCCATGGGGATGCCGGCCGACTATCGCGCCCAGGTGCGCGCCGTGACCGGCAGCCGGGTCGAGGAAGGAACGGTGAGCCCCAACCATCCGTTCTTCCACGGAGGATTCGGCGTCTATCTCAAGCACGCGGAGGAGCACCCCTTCCCCGTGGCTGTCATGGAAATCCACCGGGAGCCAGGGGCCGGCTGGGCCCTGGCCGGCGCCCTCCTCTTCACAGCCGGTAACGGCATGCTCCTGGCGCTCCGACGGGAACGCCGCTAACGAGACTTCCTCTTGCATCGCTACGCCGATGTGTTAGTATGAAACCTCTCATTTTTGCGGATAAAATGCATCGGCTGTACCGAGGAGTCGTCCATGTCCAGACCATTGACTCGAACCGTCGTCGCGCTTGCCCTCCTGGCGGCCTCCTCAGCCGCCCACGCAGACGGCGGCCCTGCGGCAGGCGGTCTCGCCGAGGGCTCGGTCACCTATAGCGCAATCGCTCCCAACTCCATCACCAACAGTAAGATCGTGGACGGCGCCGTCACCGACGCCAAGCTCGGCTTCGGCGCCGTCACCACTCCGAAAATCGCCGACGGCGCCGTGACCGACGGCAAGATACGCGGCCCCATCGCCGGCTGGAAAATCGGGCCGCACGGCCATGACGCAACGGACATCGTCCAGGGAACCATCGATGCCGCGCGGCTTCCGGTGGGAACCGGCCCGGGTACCGTTGCCGCCGGCGACCACACCCACGAATTCCTGCCGAAAAAACCGGCCACCCTGATCGTGGTGGCCCCCACGGGCGGCGACTATGTCAGCCCCATCGACGCGCTCAATGCCATTACCGATGCGTCCGCTGAGAAGCCCTATCTGGTGAAGATCATGCCGGGAGTCTACGACCTGGGGATCGCCACCATGGTCATGAAAGAGTATGTGGACGTGGAGGGCTCCGGCGAACTCGCCACCCGGCTCAGGGGAAGCGCCGCCGACGCCGGCGTGGTGGCCTGCGCCTCCCGGGCCGAACTGCGCGGCCTTTCCATCGAGGCGGCCGGTGCGGAGGGGAATATCGTCGGTATTTTCAACGGCAGCAGCGCACCCCGGATCAGAAACGTAAGCGTCACCGTACAGGGAGGAAAAGGGACCTTCGGCATCTACAACCTGATGGCAGAGCCGCTCCTCGACTCGGTGACCGTAACGGCCCACGGCGGTGACGCAGGCTTCGGGATCTTCAACATCCATTCCTCCCCCGTGATCAGGAACGCCACCATCTCTGCCGGCAACGGCGTGTACACCACGTCCTCCGGGAGCGCCACCGTGGAGGGGTCGATCATCACCGCCACCCTCTTTTCCATCTTCAACGACACCGCCACCACCACCCGCGTCGCAAACACCCGCCTGGCGGGTGGGAGGATCGTCAACAGCGGCATCATGAAATGCGCCGGGGTCTATGACGCGGAATTCGACCCGGTCCAGTGCCGCTAGTCTTTCGAGTGGCCCGCTCCCGGGACTGCCTGCTCGAAACAGAACGGCATGCTGAAACAGGGCACCAGTACAAACGGGGCGCCGGAATGCTGAATTCCGACGCCCCGTTCCCGTTTATTCCCAAGCTCAACCGGATCAGTACCGCATCCTCACCCGGTAGGTAAGCTTTGCCTCCCCATCCTTCGGTACCGGCACCAGGAACTCGGCGGCCCGGGCATCCCCGCCGGTCGGCTTGAGCGACGAGGTGAGAATTCGCCAGTCCCCCGGCACCGGTTCCACCACCCGAACGGTTATATTCTCGGCCTTGTGGTTGCGCAGAGCAATCTCAAAGGCGGCCTCATAGGTGTCGGACGCCGTCTTGCGCCATTCGGTCTGACGCCGCTCGGCCACCACGTCAAAGGCGTCGCCCAGCTTCACCCGCACCGTCTCCTTTTCCGGGGTATGATCGATGCTGTCCTCGCCCACGAACTGAAGGCTCCCGTCCCCATCACGCTTGTAGACCCGCGCCACCCCCCGGGGGAGCGGCATACCGAGCCCGCTTTCCCGCCGGTTGCCGAACTCGGTGTAGACCGCCACCTTTTCCTTCCGGGGCTCGCCGGCAGGGCCGTGGAAGAAGTAGCTTTCTCCCCGCAGGAGGAATTCCTTGCGGACCGGAATCTCCGCAGCCGTGACGAGACTGATCTGCTTGGTCTGGTTGTCCTTGATGGTGGAAGGGCACTGGAGGGTGTAGAGATGGTATTCAAAGAAACTCTCCTCCCGGAAGGCGGGTGCGGCGGCCATGGCCTCGGCCCGCATCATCTTGGCACGCCCCTCGTCCTCCCGCACCCGGTTGATGTCGCCGGCCACGAGTTTCAAGGCGGCATCCCGGTAGGTGGCGCCGCTGCGGTTGTCGATGGTTACCCACCCGGCCAGATCGGCCCGGTCGTCCTTCTCGGCCAGGGTCACCACGTAATCGGCCCGCCAGCTGATGCCGTTGGTCAGGTAGGTGGCCTCCACCTGCCGCGCCGCCTCCCGACCGCTCTCCAGGAGCCAGACCAGGGTCGGCCGGGCAATGAGATCGTCGGGAACGCCGGGAAAGATGATTCGCCCCGGATGCCCGAAGGTAATCTCGTCGCCGATCCGGAAGACCGGCCCCCCCGTGGTGGAGAGCAGCGTGGCCGCAACCACTTCTTCCCGCTCGGTGGTGGGATTCTTCTGGTAGAGTTTCACCTCGCGCCCCACATACTTGTCCATGAGCTTCTGGGGGGACAGGAGATCATACTCGTAGTTCTGCTCCAGGACCCGGATTCCGTCGCCCTCGGGCGCAGCCATGGAAACACTGGAGGGAATCACCTGGGCCGCCACGTCCATGAAGCGGAGTTCGCCACTCCCCTTGGGGAGCCTGATCTCGCGCCGATCCTTCACAAGGCCCAGGTTCTGGTTGTAGATGGTGAGAGAAACTCCGCGCTGGTCGGCTTCGGTGGAAACGACGGGAGCGGCGGCGCACGGAACGGCAAGGGAAAGGACCGCGAACAGAACGGCAATACGGTGTGGTTTCATGACATACCTCGCCCGGTGATCTGGCGGCAGGGCCGCACCTGGAGGTATATCACAAAAAAAGGCGCCCGTCAGGGCGCCTGGTGGTATGCGAGTCGTAGTGCCGGGTTACCGGATCTTGACGGAGGTGATGACCACCGGCGTCACCGGTATGTTGGCGAAGAGCATGTTGAGACGCTGGGTGGGGGAGGCGGCAATCTTGTCAACCACATCCATCCCCTCGATCACCTTGCCGAACACCGCGTAGCCGTAGCCGTCGGGGCGGGGACGGTTCAGGTTTTCGTTGTTCACCAAGTTGATGAAGAACTGGGCCGTGGCGCTGTCGGGGCTGGCGGTGCGGGCCATGGCAATGGTACCCCGGTCGTTCTTGAGGCCGTTGTCCGCCTCGTTCTTGATCGGAGCCCTGGTCTCCTTCTGTTTCCGGTCGGTGGTGAAGCCGCCTCCCTGGATCATGAAGCCGGGGATGACCCGGTGGAAGATGGTGCCATCGTAGAAGCCGCTCTTGACGTAGTCGAGAACGTTCTTCACCGTGGCCGGCGCCTTGTCCGGGTAGAGCTCCACGGCGATCTTGCCGAGGCTCGTCTCCATAACCACCACGGGATTGGCGGCCTTGGCCGCCTTGTCGGCGGCATCGGCGTTGCCGGCCAGGAGCAGTGCGCCGAACAGCCCGCTCATGAGCAGGGCGATGATCAGTCTCTTGAACATGTACAACCTCCGGGAAACCTAAAGACGGTGTGCTGCAAACGAATTATTATATAGGCACTTCCCCGGGAAAGGTCAAGCCTTCCGCATGACCAGGGTGACGTAATCCTCCATGATCCGCAGGTCGGTCTGGATGCATCCCAGGTTGGCAAACCGCCGCTGCACGTCGAACTTGTCCTGGAGCGGAATCCCGGAGAGGAGCAGCCAGCCGCCGGGGCGGACGCGCGCCACCATCTCTCCGGCCAGGGCCAAGTGGATATCGGCGTAAATATTTGCCATAAGCAGGTCGTAGAGTCCCCGCCCCACAGAGGCCAGCTCACCGCAGACCGTAAAGACCCGGTCGGCCACGCCGTTCAGCCGTACGTTGGCGGCGCAGGAGGCAGCTGCCTTGGGATCGATGTCCACCGCCACCACCGAGGCCGCGCCGAGCCGCACCGCCGCGATGGCGAGGATGCCGGTGCCGCTCCCCAGATCGAGCCCGCGCATGCCGGTCAGGCCGGGTATCCGCTCCAGTTCTTCCAGGCACGAGGCGGTGGTTTCATGTTCACCGGAGCCGAAGGCCCCTTTTTTCCCCATGATGAGGGGGATGTGCTCCCCCAGAGGCAGGGGCGCGTCCTCCGGCACAATGATGAATCCCCCGACCGTGAAGGGGGTGAAGATACGACCAATCATGGCTCAGTGCTCCGTTGATGAAGTGGTCCCAACCATACTCCATTTCGGCGGTCGGGGGAACAAACAAATGGTTGACTTGACGGGGGGATGTGCGGAAAATGTCGGGTTACCGGCCCGATGGCCGCAACCATACCGACATTGCAGGAGGATTTGATTCCGTGCAGATAACATTCGGCACCGACGGCTGGCGGGGGATCATCGCCCGGGAGTTTACCTTCGACAATCTCTCCCGGGTGGCCCAGGCCACCATGGATTACCTGAAGCGGGAAGGGCTCGCTGCGCGCGGGCTCGTCGTGGGGTATGATCGCCGCTTCCTCTCCCGGGACTTCGCCGACCGCGTGGCCGAGATTGCCGCAGGCAACGGCATCCGGGTCTGGCTGACCGACGGTCCGGCTCCCACTCCGGCCATTTCCTGGGCCGTCCACGAGATGAAGGCGGGCGCCGGCGTCATGATCACCGCCAGCCACAATCCTCCCGCCTATAACGGGTTCAAGGTCAAGGAATCCTTCGGCGGCTCGGCCCGCCCCGCCACCACCAGGATTCTGGAGGAGATCACCGCCGCCAACACCGCTGCCGGCCGAGGCATCGAGGAACGTCCCCTGGCGGCGGCGCTGGCCGATGGTACCGTAACCATCTTCGACCCGCGTGAGGGTTATTGCCGTCAGCTCGCCCGTTACGTGGACCTGGATCTTATCCGCCAGGCCGCCATCCCCCTGGCGGTGGACCCGATGCACGGTGCCGGGGCCGGCGTCATTCCGGAACTCGTGCCCGGCGCCCTGGAGATCCACGGGGATGAGAACCCCGGATTCAGGGGAGTCCCCCCCGAGCCCACCGAAGAGCACCTGCAGGAGCTGGCGACGCTCGTGCGGGACGGCGTCTGCCGGGTGGGACTGGCCCTCGACGGCGACGCGGACCGGATCGGCGCCGTGGACGAAAACGGCGAGTTTTTCTCCTCCCACCGGATCTTCACCGTGATCCTTCGGCACCTGGTGGAGCGCAAGGGCCTCACCGGCGGGGTGGTCAAGACGGTCTCCACCACACGGATGATCGATCTGCTGGCGCAGAAGTACGGGCTTCCCCTCCACGAAACCCCCATCGGCTTCAAGCATATCTGCGAGCTGATGCTCGAGCACGACATCCTCATGGGTGGCGAGGAGTCGGGAGGGCTCGGGGTAAAGGGACACATCCCCGAGCGGGACGGGGTCCTCATGGGGCTCCTGCTTCTGGAAGCCATGGCCATGAGCGGCAAGGGGCTTCGCCGGTTGCTGGACGAAACCATGGACGAAATCGGCGTCTTCCACTACCAGCGGCTCGATCTCCCCATCGAGGATGCCCCCAAGGCAGCCCTCATTACCCGGCTGCGGGAGGAGCGGATCGACGCCATTGCGGGACGGCCGGTGGCCGGCACCAATTTCCGCGACGGCTTCAAGTTCATGTTCGAAGATGGCTCCTGGCTCCTGATCCGCCCGTCAGGGACCGAACCGGTGCTGCGCCTCTACAGCGAGGCCGGCACGCCCGGGACCGTTGGGGAACTACTGGCGGCCGGCCGGGAAATCGCAGGGGTCTGACCGGAGAGGGCAGTGGCCGCTTGACCCCTGCCATCCTTGCATCTACAATCGTTGTAACGTGGCAACATCCTGAATTTCTGGCAGAAAGCGGTGCACTATGATCAAGGCATACCTTCGCGCGGAAGACACCTTCAGACCGGTGGCAGTGGAGTCCGATGAACTGGCGGAACTGGACACCGATACCCTCGTCTGGCTCGACCTCATGTCCCCCACGACCGAGGAGCTGGCCACGGTTGAGCGTTGCCTCAAGCTGGAACTGCCGACGCGGCAGGAGTCGGAGGAGATCGAGTTCAGCTCCCGCTACTGGGAGGACGAAACCGGCATCGACATCAACACCTACTTCCTCGTGAAGCAGGATGACAAATACCATAACGAAACCGTTTCGTTCATCCTGAAGCGGCACTTCATCGTCACCATCCGGTTCAGCGACCACCGCATCTTCACCGAGTTCTCCCGCCGTCTCCGGCTCAATCCGCGCGCCTTCCGGGACGGGGCCGACATCCTCAACGGGATTCTCGCCATGCGGGTCGACATGGACGCCGACATCCTTGAGGCCCTGTCCAAGTCCATTGCCAGCATCGGCCGGAAAGAGCCCCAGTCCTTCGACAATCCGACCACGTTCCTCGAATACATCACCGACTACGAGGACATCAACATCACCATCCGCGAAAACCTCACGGACAAGCACCGGGTACTCTCGTCGCTCCTGAAGAGCACCATGATCAGCGAGCCCCTAAAGAAAGAATTCAGCATGATGATGAAGGACGTGAACTCCCTCATCATCTCCGCCAACTTCAACTTCGAGCGGCTCGACTACCTGCAGAACCTCTTCCTGAACCACATGAGCGTGGAGCAGAACAAGGTCATCAAGATCTTCACCGTCATGTCGGTCATCTTCCTGCCCCCCACCATGATCGCCAGCATCTACGGCATGAACTACAAGCACATGCCCGAGCTGGAGTGGGTGTTCGGCTATCCATTCGCCCTGAGCCTCATCGTCCTCTCAGCGGTATTGCCCCTCTACATCTTCAAGAAGAAAGGGTGGCTGTAGCATGCCGCGCAAGGCACAGGCAGCCGGGACCGGCGCCCCGGAACCGACTGGCGCGCGCGCCCCGGAGACGAGCCTTGCCTCGCCCGAGCTCTACCTGAACCGGGAACTCACCTGGCTCGAGTTCAACCGGCGTGTCCTCCACGAAGCCGAGGACACCCGCACCCCTTTGCTGGAGCGGGTCAAGTTCACGGCAATCGTGAGCTCGAACCTGGACGAGTTTTTCATGAAACGCATCGGCGGCCTCAAGCAGCAGGTCGGGGCCGGGTTGCAGCACCCCACCGTGGACGGCCGCACCCCCCGTCAGCAGATTGCCGAATGC
Protein-coding regions in this window:
- a CDS encoding thiolase family protein, whose translation is MRHIPFSPRPVYVAASWMAPVGRYDGRHRARLSFLEMAELAGAVFEGCPVRPRDIEAVVVGSQSPVAFSGVDNTAAKIAGVVGVSGAKSVLIDTASSSGASAFENACLQIASGRCDHVLAIGIQKMSDAPTAEATRIVAGVIDRDEAEFGLTMPACGALVARALMERYGLSFEEWTAFSALLTQRAHRYAALNPDAHLSAEIPLEEYYRQIVTGKNYPYWWPLRYHDFCPMSDGVAAVVLTSDPQDVMVSGVGSATDIPTIADRNYFHSFPATVSAAAEAYGMAGIRDIRQFAGKIHVNMHDPFNGFGPINLVDLGFVPRGRLLDALLDDGYTGENGPFPTNLTGGLKGRGHPLGATGMIQVVENHRMIREGRFTAGLSHSIGGPINNNIVILLERSNHYRHRPHEPFKPWGLPSLGHLKPRQVTVENLLAATGSVEGTFVSGTVRYHFKTGEPELIILIVACRAADGRQYRFLFGIGGENHENFIALTPGDRVRLERSEGHILVNRMPVRKFYQRTMDGLVDLASSGWKVIRGK
- a CDS encoding lipoprotein gives rise to the protein MSRVRQWFFVALVALVAAGCAHNPFNIPREDYEQRVKVLGVAPIFMDADSDIRHPERDTLVTLVREYNRVNEKELVNMLRESGAYFMVRPIEAAAPDELFRTLLFRSERRDDAGVVYNKHFYKPEEIRTLVTQNSVDAVLLVVVSGLTMRDRTFASNLVKYLDTDYNVLTMTAQVLDANGTALWEYPNFRVGSPSTPVLAELQYPDFDQAAANMDERVEVKFKTIPGITRYLGKKEKDILFRERKATAPYYHLFDDMVGLLKPPMDLFNRKDKKDASPAAAAPPSVQAVRPVERPVSQPAAAPAQVASPQPVSDPEPVVAVPEPAPIREVPLDGSGAR
- a CDS encoding MFS transporter; its protein translation is MTKRWRIFAVFAVMYLVAYFYRVSMAVIARDLAADLVLDASRIGMLSGALFYAFALAQIPLGPLLDRFGGRIVVSLAGLVTVAGSITFALAPGYGALLAGRILIGMGTACVLMGALKVFTNWFTSREYATISGLIIAVGNVGNLCATAPLALAVSLGGWRSPFLVVGALQLGLTLLLFRVVRDRPIADGIAEEEPLLAATHRPVGALAGWGLVFSRPSFWLLALLSFFWYAGYMALQGLWGGPWLMEVMGLSRQGAGNLLLLTSVGFMTGCLFIGQVTDRLLKSRKWTLVAGQSLLLFLLLVLTLGPAEQVPRWLLAAFFFAAGLAVSSGVAIYPMIREMFPSTLSATATTALNFFVLTGAAVVQQVMGFIIGRFPRGPMGYPAEAYHAAFLVPVTGLAVAVTLFLFARDTSPR
- a CDS encoding cytochrome c biogenesis protein translates to MKWLLVASAALYLFGSFRRPLFALGLGAGLAYLALRGISLGRLPLVGPHDTIAFFSASIGLMTLPFLFSPSLRNSSAFPWATGGTAAVFALFSLAFPALAMPLPPILNTLWFELHVALAFFAYALFTIGAIMGVLFLAGGERRLLDLQYRAALVGYTFFSGSMVAGGIWGYYAWGTYWLWTPKELWTSILWIFYTFWLHLRLRGAGGDRLLAWTGILGFGVMLFTYLGVSMLMKSSHSF
- a CDS encoding cytochrome c biogenesis protein ResB, coding for MLTRIYQSLASLCLGLWLMGGVMALLAVGSFGGEEAAALNAMPLYVWLTRAPLAASWWLWGTLALLTLLTINTILCSIEAIRLRFGKSTLPALVAPQLMHLGFLLIVLAHLLSATGGAKEAMQVYQGSSIGFPDGSTLHVGPISVATGPMGMPADYRAQVRAVTGSRVEEGTVSPNHPFFHGGFGVYLKHAEEHPFPVAVMEIHREPGAGWALAGALLFTAGNGMLLALRRERR
- a CDS encoding DUF4139 domain-containing protein, which translates into the protein MKPHRIAVLFAVLSLAVPCAAAPVVSTEADQRGVSLTIYNQNLGLVKDRREIRLPKGSGELRFMDVAAQVIPSSVSMAAPEGDGIRVLEQNYEYDLLSPQKLMDKYVGREVKLYQKNPTTEREEVVAATLLSTTGGPVFRIGDEITFGHPGRIIFPGVPDDLIARPTLVWLLESGREAARQVEATYLTNGISWRADYVVTLAEKDDRADLAGWVTIDNRSGATYRDAALKLVAGDINRVREDEGRAKMMRAEAMAAAPAFREESFFEYHLYTLQCPSTIKDNQTKQISLVTAAEIPVRKEFLLRGESYFFHGPAGEPRKEKVAVYTEFGNRRESGLGMPLPRGVARVYKRDGDGSLQFVGEDSIDHTPEKETVRVKLGDAFDVVAERRQTEWRKTASDTYEAAFEIALRNHKAENITVRVVEPVPGDWRILTSSLKPTGGDARAAEFLVPVPKDGEAKLTYRVRMRY
- a CDS encoding peptidylprolyl isomerase, producing the protein MFKRLIIALLMSGLFGALLLAGNADAADKAAKAANPVVVMETSLGKIAVELYPDKAPATVKNVLDYVKSGFYDGTIFHRVIPGFMIQGGGFTTDRKQKETRAPIKNEADNGLKNDRGTIAMARTASPDSATAQFFINLVNNENLNRPRPDGYGYAVFGKVIEGMDVVDKIAASPTQRLNMLFANIPVTPVVITSVKIR